The Phyllostomus discolor isolate MPI-MPIP mPhyDis1 chromosome 4, mPhyDis1.pri.v3, whole genome shotgun sequence genome window below encodes:
- the IER3 gene encoding radiation-inducible immediate-early gene IEX-1, protein MCHSRSSLPTMTILRAPTPVPSTSPGPRRGSGPEIFTFDPLPEPAVAPAARTSASRGHRKRSRRVLYPRLVRRQLPVEDPNPAKRLLFLLLTIVFCQILMAEEGVPAPLAPEDAPSAASPAPTPAPPALEPLNLTSEPSDYSLDLNTFLQQQPAAF, encoded by the exons ATGTGTCATTCTCGCAGTTCCCTCCCCACCATGACCATCTTGCGGGCCCCGACCCCAGTACCCTCCACGAGCCCAGGACCCCGGCGGGGCTCCGGTCCTGAGATCTTCACGTTCGACCCTCTCCCGGAGCCGGCAGTGGCCCCTGCCGCGCGCACCAGCGCCTCCCGCGGACACCGAAAGCGGAGCCGTAGGGTCCTCTACCCACGACTG GTCCGGCGCCAGCTGCCCGTCGAGGACCCGAATCCTGCCAAAAGGCTCCTTTTTCTCCTGCTCACCATCGTCTTCTGCCAGATCCTGATGGCTGAAGAAGGTGTGCCAGCGCCCTTGGCCCCGGAGGACGCCCCCAGCGCTGCGTCCCCCGCGCCCACCCCTGCGCCCCCAGCCCTCGAGCCACTTAATCTGACCTCAGAGCCCTCGGACTACTCTCTGGACCTCAACACTTTTCTCCAACAACAACCAGCCGCCTTCTAA